A window from Fibrobacter sp. UWB11 encodes these proteins:
- a CDS encoding DegT/DnrJ/EryC1/StrS aminotransferase family protein, whose translation MVPFLDLKRINEPYKNELDRAAVDVVESGWYIRGRYGEQFERAFAQYCGVKFAVGVGNGLDALTLMLRASIELGRLHEGDEILVPANTYIATVLAVSAVGLKPVLVEPAENSYNMDPKCLKDACGARTRAILVVHLYGRLCAMDEICEFANSHDLLLFEDCAQAHGARLSDGRSAGTFGSAAAFSFYPTKNLGALGDAGMVLTNDADVANIVRALGNYGSEQKYVNRFKGVNSRLDEMQAALLLAKLPHLDEWNERRREIAVRYCNEIKNSKVLLPELPSVPSEHVYHVFVIRLKSENSRNEMQAYLKKRGIETLIHYPIPPHLQEAYANEFNGEYPIAESMAKTILSIPMSPVLTDDEVSEVIGAINEF comes from the coding sequence ATGGTTCCTTTCTTGGACCTGAAAAGAATAAATGAACCATACAAGAATGAACTAGATAGAGCCGCGGTAGACGTGGTCGAATCGGGTTGGTATATCCGAGGGCGTTATGGCGAACAGTTTGAACGCGCTTTTGCTCAATATTGTGGCGTAAAGTTTGCTGTGGGCGTCGGGAACGGCTTGGATGCACTTACGCTCATGTTGCGTGCTTCGATAGAATTGGGGCGCCTTCATGAAGGTGACGAAATTCTTGTTCCGGCGAATACGTATATCGCTACAGTTCTTGCCGTTAGCGCTGTGGGGCTTAAACCAGTGCTTGTGGAACCTGCCGAAAATAGCTACAACATGGATCCGAAATGTTTGAAGGATGCTTGTGGTGCTCGTACTCGTGCAATTTTGGTTGTTCATCTGTATGGTCGCCTTTGCGCTATGGATGAAATTTGTGAATTTGCCAATTCGCATGACTTGCTCCTTTTTGAAGACTGCGCGCAGGCTCATGGGGCGCGTCTCAGTGATGGACGTTCTGCAGGGACATTTGGTTCGGCGGCGGCTTTTAGCTTTTATCCGACCAAGAATTTGGGAGCGCTTGGCGATGCTGGCATGGTTCTTACAAACGATGCCGATGTTGCCAATATTGTTCGAGCGCTTGGCAATTACGGCTCCGAGCAAAAGTACGTGAATAGGTTTAAGGGCGTAAATTCGCGCCTTGACGAAATGCAGGCCGCGCTTTTGCTTGCAAAGCTTCCGCATTTGGACGAATGGAACGAACGACGTCGTGAAATTGCTGTGCGTTATTGCAACGAAATCAAGAATTCAAAGGTCTTGTTGCCTGAACTTCCTTCGGTGCCTTCGGAACATGTTTATCATGTGTTTGTGATTCGCCTCAAGAGCGAGAATTCTCGAAATGAAATGCAGGCGTACTTGAAAAAGCGCGGTATAGAAACATTGATTCATTATCCGATTCCTCCGCATTTGCAAGAAGCGTATGCTAATGAATTCAACGGAGAGTATCCGATTGCAGAATCGATGGCCAAGACGATTCTCAGTATTCCGATGAGCCCTGTGCTTACCGATGACGAAGTCTCCGAAGTAATTGGTGCAATTAATGAGTTCTAA
- the gap gene encoding type I glyceraldehyde-3-phosphate dehydrogenase, which yields MALKLGINGFGRIGRMVFRAAVENFANDIQVVGINDLLDADYLAYMLKYDSVHGAFNHDIKVEGNFLIVDGNKIQIFAEKDPTNITWGALDVDVVVESTGFFLTEELASAHLKAGAKKVIMSAPSKDATPMFVYGVNHKTYAGQKIISNASCTTNCLAPISKVLDEKFGIVRGLMTTVHAATATQKTVDGPSKKDWRGGRGILENIIPSSTGAAKAVGKVLPQLNGKLTGMSMRVPTSDVSVVDLTVELKKACTYEEICAAMKEASEGELKGILGYTDEAVVSTDFRNCPKTSIFDAKAGIQLDPTFVKVVSWYDNEWGYSNKVCEMARVIAAK from the coding sequence ATGGCTCTCAAACTCGGTATTAATGGTTTCGGTCGTATCGGCCGTATGGTGTTCCGCGCTGCTGTGGAAAACTTCGCAAATGACATCCAGGTTGTCGGTATCAACGACCTCCTCGACGCTGACTACCTCGCATACATGCTGAAGTACGACTCCGTCCACGGTGCTTTCAACCACGACATCAAGGTCGAAGGCAACTTCCTCATCGTCGACGGCAACAAGATCCAGATCTTCGCTGAAAAGGATCCGACCAACATCACTTGGGGCGCTCTTGACGTAGACGTCGTTGTTGAATCCACTGGCTTCTTCCTCACCGAAGAACTCGCTTCTGCTCACCTCAAGGCTGGTGCCAAGAAGGTCATCATGTCTGCTCCGTCCAAGGACGCAACTCCGATGTTCGTCTATGGTGTTAACCACAAGACCTACGCTGGTCAGAAGATCATCTCCAACGCTTCCTGCACCACCAACTGCCTCGCTCCGATCTCCAAGGTTCTCGACGAAAAGTTCGGCATCGTCCGTGGCCTCATGACCACCGTTCACGCTGCAACTGCTACTCAGAAGACCGTTGACGGCCCGTCCAAGAAGGACTGGCGCGGTGGCCGTGGCATCCTCGAAAACATCATCCCGTCTTCTACGGGTGCTGCAAAGGCCGTGGGTAAGGTTCTCCCGCAGCTCAATGGCAAGCTCACTGGTATGTCTATGCGCGTTCCGACTTCTGACGTGTCCGTTGTTGACCTCACTGTCGAACTCAAGAAGGCTTGCACTTACGAAGAAATCTGCGCTGCTATGAAGGAAGCTTCTGAAGGCGAACTCAAGGGCATCCTCGGTTACACCGATGAAGCTGTTGTTTCTACCGACTTCCGTAACTGCCCGAAGACCTCTATCTTCGACGCTAAGGCCGGTATCCAGCTCGACCCGACCTTCGTTAAGGTTGTTTCCTGGTACGATAACGAATGGGGCTACAGCAACAAGGTTTGCGAAATGGCCCGCGTGATCGCTGCTAAGTAA
- a CDS encoding thioredoxin-like domain-containing protein produces MLKIVRAISILLLLSVSAFAGPWLGLIYKKDTFENHLALHVSGVHPESGCLAAGVVSGDLVIGIDGKALENVAQLQNVMKKSKVGSKVKIEIFRDGKRIPLTVTLTERPDDISSLTGSAIGSKIAKFGDNFYMNAEKRQETPKATLLDFWATWCGPCRQTLPVLEKLYNKYSSQGLEIIGISSEQTKPLLAFYKKQHASPYPLYRDADQGLWRRYGIHAVPTLMLLDSNGYIKRVWSGAPSFEMLEKLVLEVMDK; encoded by the coding sequence ATGTTAAAAATTGTACGTGCTATTAGTATACTCTTGTTGCTTTCGGTTTCTGCTTTTGCGGGGCCGTGGCTTGGGCTTATTTATAAGAAGGATACTTTTGAAAATCACCTGGCGCTTCATGTTTCGGGCGTGCATCCTGAATCGGGGTGCCTTGCTGCGGGCGTTGTCTCGGGCGACTTGGTCATAGGTATTGACGGTAAGGCCTTGGAGAACGTTGCGCAACTCCAGAATGTCATGAAAAAATCGAAGGTCGGTTCGAAAGTCAAAATAGAGATTTTCCGCGATGGAAAACGCATTCCGCTCACGGTGACGCTTACGGAACGCCCGGACGATATTTCTAGCCTCACGGGGTCTGCAATTGGGAGTAAGATAGCGAAGTTTGGTGATAACTTCTATATGAATGCCGAAAAAAGGCAAGAAACTCCGAAGGCAACGCTTTTGGACTTCTGGGCGACTTGGTGCGGCCCCTGCCGCCAAACGCTTCCTGTACTTGAAAAACTGTACAATAAGTATTCTAGCCAAGGGCTCGAAATTATCGGCATTTCGTCTGAACAGACCAAGCCGCTTCTCGCATTCTACAAGAAACAACACGCTTCTCCGTATCCACTGTATCGCGATGCAGACCAGGGACTCTGGCGCCGTTATGGCATCCATGCGGTTCCGACGCTCATGCTCCTTGATTCAAATGGCTATATCAAGCGAGTCTGGAGCGGGGCTCCGAGCTTCGAAATGCTCGAAAAGCTAGTTCTTGAAGTCATGGATAAATAG
- a CDS encoding dihydroorotate oxidase, which produces MNDNCINHEYYMRVSDRILALIRRIFHNNPEFRHDSMKHVARFAPIIPLMGGRPDLSKTLNRVVTFADGSNPLHFGAPIVLAAGANKTAKRICDYANMGFGGISVGTATRHVREGNTHRPRIGFIENDRAIHNSMGLNNDGVEAVTRRTDAQIAAAHRAGMCVGISVAETPGLTDENEKVKDIIESFSIAYRVADYIEINVSCPNTGENRLDLDMSFIDKIFSEIKNYRDAQSYRKAVYAKLSPDMEEAHTATIMDALVKAGVNGVVIGNTYPTKKIENLPVRVKYNELTPLRADGDCGGMSGRPLYENMVKNVKFIREHYPQMSVMACGGIDHGYKIYDLIKLGVDAVQCYSVVAFRWMAAHAMRKELQEALSKDGFKTLADYDSKNPKG; this is translated from the coding sequence ATGAACGATAATTGCATCAACCACGAATATTATATGCGCGTCAGTGACCGCATTTTGGCTCTCATTCGTCGAATTTTCCACAATAATCCAGAATTTCGCCATGATTCCATGAAGCATGTGGCTCGCTTTGCCCCGATTATCCCTCTTATGGGCGGTCGCCCGGACTTGAGCAAGACGCTGAATCGCGTGGTGACGTTTGCTGATGGCTCGAATCCGCTCCATTTCGGGGCTCCGATTGTGCTTGCGGCTGGTGCAAATAAGACTGCTAAGCGTATTTGTGATTATGCAAATATGGGTTTTGGTGGAATTTCTGTGGGTACCGCGACTCGCCATGTGCGCGAAGGAAACACGCACAGACCGCGCATTGGGTTCATCGAAAATGACCGAGCCATCCACAACAGCATGGGCCTCAACAATGATGGTGTCGAGGCAGTGACTCGTCGTACAGATGCTCAGATTGCTGCCGCGCACAGGGCCGGAATGTGCGTGGGCATTTCCGTTGCTGAAACGCCGGGCTTGACCGATGAAAACGAAAAGGTCAAGGATATCATCGAAAGTTTTTCCATTGCATACCGCGTGGCTGATTACATCGAAATCAATGTGAGCTGCCCGAATACGGGGGAAAATCGCCTTGATCTTGACATGTCGTTCATCGACAAGATTTTCTCTGAAATCAAGAATTATCGCGATGCCCAGAGCTATCGCAAGGCGGTTTATGCCAAGCTTAGCCCGGATATGGAAGAGGCTCACACGGCAACGATTATGGATGCGCTTGTAAAGGCGGGAGTCAACGGCGTTGTCATCGGTAACACATATCCGACCAAGAAAATCGAAAATCTCCCGGTCCGCGTCAAGTATAATGAACTGACTCCGCTCCGTGCTGATGGTGATTGCGGTGGCATGTCGGGTCGTCCGCTTTACGAAAACATGGTCAAAAATGTCAAGTTTATCCGTGAACATTATCCGCAGATGAGCGTGATGGCTTGCGGCGGTATTGACCATGGCTACAAAATTTACGATCTTATCAAGCTCGGCGTTGATGCGGTGCAGTGCTATTCTGTAGTGGCTTTCCGCTGGATGGCTGCTCATGCGATGCGCAAGGAACTTCAAGAAGCGCTTTCGAAAGACGGTTTCAAGACTCTCGCCGATTACGATTCCAAAAATCCGAAGGGCTAA
- a CDS encoding M20/M25/M40 family metallo-hydrolase, with protein MQNQIKKDIHENMPRYIDMLSSLVAIPSISFDNFDQKYVLDSANAVKAMFEKAGLTNIQFLMPPSGRPSVYAESLTSPDKPTILLYAHHDVQPPMREPLWDTPPFKATQKGDRLFGRGTADDKAGIIVHLAALEQVRRELGEKGPNLKFIIEGEEESGSAGFERILTEHAELLKSDAVIIADLGNFAKGTPSITTTLRGMSAINVTLRATKAPLHSGSWSGPIPDPAQALCRMIASLTDKDGKILIPHYEDDIVPPTKEELESYKSLGMTEEIFRNDGGVLEQVKLNVPEEEILLSLWRRPSIIVSTIESGSRVNAGNVLQDSAYARIGIRLAPGMDAAKCTDMLADFLKSQVPNNMEITIDKEDGANPFTTDTNHPFFKKMSEAMADAYASPTKFIGCGASIPGAELFRNTLGNIPILLTGLEDPECNAHGENESLYLPDFESGIVAEALFFASIS; from the coding sequence ATGCAAAATCAAATCAAGAAAGATATTCACGAAAACATGCCACGCTATATAGACATGCTTTCAAGTTTGGTCGCCATTCCATCTATCAGTTTTGACAATTTTGACCAGAAATACGTTTTGGACTCCGCGAACGCCGTAAAGGCGATGTTTGAAAAAGCAGGACTCACGAACATCCAGTTTTTGATGCCGCCAAGCGGGCGCCCCAGCGTTTACGCCGAGAGCCTTACAAGCCCGGACAAGCCGACCATCCTTTTGTACGCACATCACGACGTGCAGCCGCCCATGAGAGAACCTCTGTGGGACACGCCGCCGTTTAAAGCCACACAAAAAGGCGACCGCCTCTTTGGACGCGGCACCGCTGACGACAAGGCCGGCATCATCGTGCATCTCGCTGCCCTTGAACAGGTCCGCCGAGAACTTGGCGAAAAAGGGCCGAACCTCAAGTTCATTATCGAAGGCGAAGAAGAATCCGGAAGCGCAGGCTTCGAAAGGATTCTCACGGAACATGCAGAACTCTTGAAGAGCGACGCAGTCATTATCGCAGATCTCGGAAACTTCGCCAAGGGGACGCCCTCCATCACGACGACGCTCCGCGGCATGAGCGCCATAAACGTAACGCTTCGCGCAACAAAGGCCCCGCTCCATTCCGGTTCCTGGTCCGGCCCGATTCCAGACCCTGCACAAGCTCTTTGCCGCATGATCGCAAGCCTTACCGACAAGGACGGCAAGATTCTCATCCCGCATTACGAAGACGACATTGTCCCGCCGACCAAGGAAGAGCTGGAATCTTACAAGTCACTCGGCATGACCGAAGAAATTTTCCGCAACGACGGCGGCGTTCTTGAACAAGTAAAGTTGAACGTGCCCGAAGAAGAAATTCTACTTTCGTTGTGGCGCCGCCCGAGCATCATCGTAAGCACAATTGAATCCGGCTCCCGCGTGAACGCCGGAAACGTTTTGCAAGACAGCGCTTACGCCCGCATCGGCATTCGCCTTGCTCCCGGCATGGATGCTGCAAAATGCACCGACATGCTCGCCGACTTCCTCAAATCCCAAGTTCCGAACAACATGGAAATCACCATCGACAAGGAAGACGGTGCCAATCCGTTCACGACCGACACGAATCACCCGTTCTTTAAAAAGATGAGCGAAGCCATGGCGGACGCTTACGCCTCCCCCACCAAGTTCATTGGCTGCGGCGCAAGCATCCCAGGCGCAGAACTTTTCCGCAACACGCTCGGCAACATCCCAATTTTGCTCACGGGCCTCGAAGACCCGGAATGCAATGCCCACGGCGAAAATGAAAGCCTTTACCTGCCCGATTTCGAAAGCGGCATCGTTGCAGAAGCGCTTTTCTTTGCATCCATTTCGTAA
- a CDS encoding NAD-dependent deacylase produces the protein MKRKRLVVLTGAGISAESGLRTFRGNDGMWEHENIEDVCTPEALRRDPKRVKDFYNFLRKGLPEHQPNAAHIALAKLEERLGDEFLLVTQNVDDLHERGGSKRVLHMHGDLMKLRCTQHEHEFEFTGEETMDTKCPICDSPVRPDIVFFGETPLYMDEIQEALMNCDEFVYIGTSSVVYPAAGFKSFAHSYGAKVTCLNLEAPYGDPYTDVVIQGKATEVVPKWCEEFK, from the coding sequence ATGAAACGTAAAAGACTCGTCGTACTGACTGGCGCTGGAATCAGCGCCGAATCTGGACTTCGCACGTTCCGCGGAAACGACGGCATGTGGGAACACGAAAACATCGAGGACGTCTGCACGCCGGAAGCCCTTCGCCGTGATCCGAAACGCGTCAAGGATTTTTACAACTTCTTGCGAAAGGGCCTCCCCGAGCACCAGCCGAACGCGGCGCACATCGCGCTTGCCAAGCTCGAAGAGCGCCTCGGCGACGAATTCTTGCTGGTGACGCAGAATGTCGACGACCTCCACGAACGTGGAGGAAGCAAGCGCGTTTTGCACATGCACGGCGACTTGATGAAACTCCGTTGCACCCAGCACGAGCATGAATTTGAATTCACAGGTGAAGAAACAATGGACACCAAGTGTCCCATTTGCGATAGCCCCGTGCGCCCGGACATCGTGTTCTTTGGCGAAACGCCTTTGTACATGGACGAGATTCAGGAAGCCTTGATGAACTGCGACGAATTTGTCTACATCGGAACAAGTAGCGTCGTATATCCGGCCGCAGGATTCAAAAGTTTTGCACACTCGTATGGTGCGAAGGTCACCTGCTTAAACCTCGAAGCGCCTTATGGCGATCCGTACACGGACGTCGTCATTCAAGGGAAAGCGACCGAAGTCGTGCCCAAATGGTGCGAAGAATTCAAATAG
- a CDS encoding FISUMP domain-containing protein, with amino-acid sequence MFCKECHKNLKDFDALIDKMENCPFCGAKLVRPPVKVAQKDVKTLCDALVQKVGDSIFANESTLEKELRDLNAPEFADAKDRLFLLVLKQIPSSMYEVKSFSDGEQQEVLEACQRRLCVDLGLSFEPCAQMLDILQEYIWQKRFSLSPNLYESQFIDPRDGQVYKTVRIGNQVWMKEPLKYKCVGYAGEGVYEWNAVNKYCAVRGWRVPKKKDFEILTQTAASLGCGDPSSVLMSRKGWEKCSVTPTDNLGFEATPVKSNTGISNNYFSHFWTAEDKFCFEIFPGRVTFSTHSQSYVRLIKDDTPETKTPEKK; translated from the coding sequence ATGTTCTGTAAAGAGTGTCATAAGAATCTAAAGGATTTTGATGCTTTAATCGATAAAATGGAAAATTGCCCGTTCTGCGGGGCCAAATTAGTTCGCCCTCCGGTCAAGGTGGCGCAAAAAGATGTCAAGACTTTGTGTGATGCTCTTGTACAAAAAGTCGGTGATTCCATTTTTGCAAACGAATCGACTTTGGAAAAAGAACTGCGTGATTTGAATGCTCCCGAATTTGCTGATGCCAAGGACCGTTTGTTCTTGCTTGTTTTAAAGCAAATTCCATCAAGCATGTACGAAGTCAAAAGTTTTTCGGATGGCGAACAGCAAGAAGTGTTGGAAGCTTGCCAAAGACGTCTTTGCGTGGATTTAGGACTCTCTTTTGAACCTTGTGCGCAAATGCTCGATATCTTGCAAGAGTACATTTGGCAAAAAAGATTCTCGCTTTCTCCGAATCTTTACGAATCGCAGTTTATCGACCCTCGCGATGGTCAGGTCTATAAGACCGTGAGGATTGGTAACCAAGTGTGGATGAAGGAACCCTTGAAGTACAAGTGCGTTGGGTATGCCGGTGAAGGTGTGTATGAATGGAATGCGGTGAACAAGTATTGTGCTGTAAGGGGCTGGCGCGTTCCCAAGAAAAAAGATTTTGAAATATTGACTCAGACGGCAGCAAGTTTGGGCTGTGGTGATCCGTCGAGTGTGCTCATGTCCCGCAAGGGCTGGGAAAAGTGCAGCGTGACTCCGACCGATAACCTTGGTTTTGAAGCGACTCCAGTTAAAAGTAATACGGGAATCAGCAATAATTACTTTAGCCATTTTTGGACTGCCGAAGATAAATTCTGCTTTGAAATTTTCCCTGGGCGAGTAACGTTCAGCACACATTCGCAATCGTATGTGCGCTTGATCAAGGACGATACTCCGGAAACAAAAACACCAGAAAAGAAATAA
- a CDS encoding ABC transporter ATP-binding protein codes for MSNPVLSVKDVSVAFGFDKNGNSRDDKQPLQVTDRVSFDIFPGEFFALVGESGCGKSVTAMSILRLLPWPSAKIVNGEILFDVGANDTQAQDAHDLVKLPLKDLQSVRGSEIACIFQEPMQALNPVVTIKKQLLEVFKYSSQKPSWTLSRSLQGDNEKTSSVQESTSLPQRRFTSMSFWRPKADRIQDETSDPLAIIREQLRLAGFTDPDRVLNSYPHELSGGMLQRVCIVMALLPKPKLIIADEPTTALDVTVQAQVLAVLKEMAEKTGTAVLLITHNMGIVSQYAHRVAVMYAGRIVEEGPVREVINHPLHPYTQGLLAAIPESHSDLRTLVSIPGSVPHPKDFVKGCRFADRCCKCAQASADVREKCLSAELPTKIAEADHFAYCFCAK; via the coding sequence ATGTCTAATCCTGTTTTAAGCGTTAAAGATGTTTCAGTGGCGTTCGGGTTTGACAAGAACGGCAACTCGCGTGATGACAAACAGCCGTTGCAAGTGACGGATCGCGTCTCGTTCGACATTTTCCCGGGCGAATTTTTTGCGCTGGTGGGCGAGTCCGGTTGCGGAAAGAGCGTGACCGCGATGAGCATTTTGCGCTTGTTGCCGTGGCCAAGCGCAAAAATTGTGAACGGCGAGATTTTGTTTGATGTGGGGGCGAATGATACGCAGGCTCAAGATGCCCACGACTTGGTGAAGCTCCCGCTCAAAGACTTGCAATCCGTTCGCGGTTCCGAAATTGCTTGCATTTTCCAGGAACCGATGCAAGCGCTGAACCCCGTCGTCACTATAAAAAAACAACTTCTCGAAGTCTTTAAATATTCCAGTCAAAAGCCATCATGGACCCTATCGCGTTCGCTCCAGGGTGACAACGAAAAGACGAGTTCTGTTCAAGAATCTACATCATTGCCGCAACGACGTTTTACAAGCATGTCATTCTGGAGGCCGAAGGCCGATAGAATCCAAGATGAAACGTCTGATCCTCTCGCGATTATTCGCGAGCAGCTCCGTCTTGCCGGTTTCACTGATCCTGATCGTGTTCTGAATTCTTACCCGCACGAACTTTCGGGTGGCATGCTCCAGCGCGTTTGCATCGTGATGGCTCTTTTGCCAAAGCCCAAATTGATTATTGCCGATGAGCCGACAACGGCCTTGGATGTGACTGTGCAGGCTCAAGTTCTCGCCGTCCTCAAGGAAATGGCCGAGAAAACGGGAACCGCAGTTCTCCTTATTACGCACAACATGGGCATCGTTTCGCAGTACGCTCACCGTGTTGCCGTGATGTATGCCGGCCGCATAGTCGAAGAAGGTCCTGTCCGCGAAGTCATTAACCACCCACTCCATCCTTACACGCAAGGATTGCTGGCTGCTATTCCCGAAAGCCACAGCGACCTGCGTACGCTTGTTTCGATTCCAGGCTCCGTGCCGCATCCGAAGGACTTTGTGAAGGGTTGCCGATTTGCGGACCGTTGCTGCAAATGCGCTCAGGCTTCAGCCGATGTTCGCGAAAAATGCCTTTCCGCCGAACTCCCGACGAAAATTGCCGAAGCGGACCATTTCGCTTATTGCTTTTGCGCCAAGTAA
- a CDS encoding ABC transporter permease — protein MKLRLSTETLNRLKRFRKNKRAFWSLVILVVAYLLSLTSPWTVNDEPFYLRYNGKSYFPAFARYSEADFGGEYKTEQDYAKLFADVAECKQDEEDGFPRAGGCPEMWTLMPPVPHDPLKADLSEEGTPPFAPSAKHWLGTDSNGRDVLSRLIHGFRICISFSLLLTVLGTFLGIVIGGIQGYLGKFWDTGMQRMIEIWSSLPMLYVVILIGSIYGRSFWLLILIMAAFNWLSLSYYMRAEFLKLRSMTYVMSAKVLGLGHRHIFFKEILPNAMTPVVTLFPFTLIGGIGSLTSLDFLGFGLQPPTPSWGELMSQGLNNLYAPWISVSTVAALFVTLLLTTFVGEGVRDAMDPKSGDRYV, from the coding sequence ATGAAACTTAGACTTTCGACAGAAACTTTGAATCGCCTGAAGCGCTTCCGCAAGAACAAGCGCGCCTTTTGGTCGCTTGTGATTTTGGTGGTGGCGTACTTGCTTTCGCTCACGAGTCCGTGGACGGTAAATGATGAACCGTTCTATTTGCGTTATAACGGCAAGAGTTATTTCCCGGCGTTTGCGCGTTACAGCGAAGCGGACTTTGGTGGCGAATACAAGACGGAACAGGATTACGCAAAGCTTTTTGCAGATGTCGCAGAATGTAAGCAGGACGAAGAAGACGGATTCCCGCGTGCTGGAGGCTGCCCCGAGATGTGGACGCTTATGCCGCCAGTGCCGCACGATCCGCTGAAGGCGGATCTGAGCGAGGAGGGAACCCCTCCATTTGCGCCAAGCGCAAAGCACTGGCTCGGCACGGACAGCAATGGGCGCGATGTTCTTTCGCGCTTGATTCACGGGTTCCGCATTTGCATCAGCTTTAGTTTGCTCTTGACCGTGCTCGGAACTTTCCTTGGCATTGTTATTGGCGGCATCCAAGGCTATCTCGGAAAGTTCTGGGATACGGGCATGCAACGTATGATCGAGATTTGGTCGTCGCTTCCGATGCTTTACGTGGTGATTCTCATCGGCAGTATTTACGGCCGCAGTTTCTGGCTTTTGATTCTCATCATGGCGGCGTTCAACTGGCTTTCGCTCAGCTACTACATGCGCGCGGAATTCTTGAAGCTCCGCAGCATGACGTACGTGATGTCCGCAAAGGTTCTTGGGCTTGGCCATCGCCATATCTTTTTCAAGGAAATCCTGCCGAACGCGATGACGCCCGTGGTGACGCTTTTCCCGTTCACGTTGATTGGTGGAATCGGAAGCCTCACGTCGCTCGACTTCTTGGGTTTTGGACTCCAGCCGCCTACGCCGAGCTGGGGCGAACTCATGAGCCAGGGGCTCAACAACCTCTATGCTCCGTGGATTTCCGTGAGCACGGTCGCCGCTCTGTTTGTGACGCTTTTGCTCACGACATTCGTCGGCGAAGGCGTGAGGGATGCAATGGACCCGAAGTCGGGGGATAGATATGTTTAA
- a CDS encoding exo-beta-N-acetylmuramidase NamZ domain-containing protein — protein MVTLALSHFEKSFPAALRGKRLGAVLHPASVCADLSYTLDLLKDLDGKLFKLSALFGPQHGIKGHTQDNMIEWEGYEDPELHIPVYSLYGEHREPTAEMLSHVDAMLVDLQDVGARYYTFIWTLFLCMKACEKAGIPVVVVDRPNPINCVDEEGPVLDLNYTSFVGLHSIRTRHAKTIGELAEQFKAERFPKCELYVMHMDGYDKRMWFDETGLPWILPSPNMPTLDTAIVYPGMCLFEATNVSEGRGTTRPFEIFGAPFIDAVKLCKYMNGLKLPGVYFRENYFQPTFHKGAGQICGGAQIHVTDRNSFRSFEMAVKLLQYIFNEYPKDFAWKQPPYEYEFHKLPIDILLGNGTFRKEFIESSI, from the coding sequence ATGGTTACGTTAGCTCTTTCTCATTTTGAAAAAAGTTTTCCGGCAGCGCTTCGTGGTAAGCGCCTGGGTGCGGTTCTCCATCCGGCTTCGGTCTGTGCCGATTTGAGTTATACGCTTGACTTGCTCAAGGATTTGGACGGCAAGCTCTTTAAGCTTTCGGCTTTGTTTGGCCCGCAGCACGGCATCAAGGGGCATACGCAAGACAACATGATTGAATGGGAAGGCTACGAAGACCCGGAATTGCATATTCCGGTTTACAGCCTTTATGGTGAACATCGCGAACCGACCGCAGAAATGCTTTCGCACGTGGATGCGATGCTTGTCGATTTGCAGGATGTGGGCGCGCGTTATTACACGTTCATCTGGACGCTCTTCCTTTGCATGAAGGCCTGCGAAAAGGCGGGAATCCCGGTGGTCGTGGTGGACCGTCCGAATCCGATCAACTGCGTAGACGAAGAAGGCCCGGTGCTCGACCTCAATTACACGAGCTTTGTAGGCTTGCATAGCATCCGCACTCGCCATGCAAAAACGATTGGCGAACTTGCCGAACAGTTCAAGGCCGAACGATTCCCGAAGTGCGAACTTTACGTGATGCATATGGATGGTTACGATAAGCGCATGTGGTTTGACGAAACGGGACTCCCGTGGATTTTGCCGAGCCCGAACATGCCTACGCTCGATACTGCAATTGTGTATCCGGGCATGTGTTTGTTCGAAGCGACCAACGTGAGCGAAGGTCGCGGCACAACGCGCCCGTTTGAAATCTTTGGCGCTCCGTTTATTGATGCGGTTAAGCTTTGCAAGTACATGAACGGGCTCAAGCTCCCGGGCGTGTATTTCCGCGAAAACTACTTCCAGCCGACGTTCCACAAGGGCGCGGGGCAGATTTGTGGCGGTGCGCAGATTCACGTGACTGACCGCAATTCGTTCCGCAGTTTTGAAATGGCGGTGAAGTTGTTGCAGTATATTTTCAACGAATACCCGAAGGATTTTGCGTGGAAGCAGCCTCCGTACGAGTACGAATTCCACAAGCTGCCGATTGATATTTTGCTTGGAAACGGAACGTTCCGCAAGGAATTTATCGAGTCGAGTATTTAA